The Platichthys flesus chromosome 10, fPlaFle2.1, whole genome shotgun sequence genome includes a window with the following:
- the LOC133962294 gene encoding E3 ubiquitin-protein ligase TRIM35 → MADQEEGERLVQDRDINTPGNQNEDTTTVGDRKSEDQLPIQPEEENECPGCQALGVLTLPCGHKLCPSCIELSQGELGPAGCTICYRSQLMDSVLHTMLEALFHDLPRRHRVLPGAAEESVKGAEDGYNVMVKEERCDRHGEALTLFCLQEEKLLCQQCRTEGHEEHQCCSIEEAVHNCKRELRSAIRSLQVQLDSLTSIRQTWKDTATHIESQSVQTAQILRDEFEKMHQYLHDEEATLMSQLNQEEEEKSHRIKEKIDRINDDIQVLTSRMRETEDSMGLDNILFLKNYKKSSERARCSVEEPEEESEALLDVAKHQGCVQHRVWDKMLKIIQYFPVTMDPNTGSVCLSVSPDLSSVFVCEEQPLPDNPERFVGPKSILGSEVFSSGRHNWEVEVGDNRHWALGLARDTVQRKVWSNSDLNPSPTFDSDTDPGRGLWTVSLSSGEYWASPGPSTPLKLRRRPRRIRVQLDWERGSLTFSDANDNNLIYRFKKQWNGKLKPYFSSTCSNNPLKITAGRMNVTIE, encoded by the exons ATGGCTGaccaagaagaaggagagaggttGGTACAAGACAGAGATATAAACACTCCTGGTAATCAAAATGAAGACACCACTACTGTTGGGGACAGAAAATCTGAGGATCAGCTTCCAATCCAACCTGAAGAAGAGAACGAGTGTCCAGGCTGCCAGGCACTGGGCGTCCTGACATTGCCCTGTGGCCACAAACTGTGTCCCTCGTGTATCGAGCTGAGTCAGGGAGAGCTGGGCCCGGCTGGCTGCACAATCTGCTACAGATCACAGCTGATGGACTCGGTCCTCCATACTATGCTTGAAGCCCTGTTTCATGATCTGCCCAGGAGACACAGAGTCCTgcctggagctgcagaggagagtgtCAAGGGAGCAGAGGATGGATATAACGTGATGGTGAAGGAAGAGCGGTGTGATCGGCATGGAGAAGCGCTCACTTTGTTTTGTCTGcaagaggagaagctgctctgCCAGCAGTGTCGGACAGAGGGTCATGAAGAGCACCAGTGCTGCTCTATTGAGGAGGCTGTTCACAACTGTAAG AGAGAGTTGCGATCTGCTATCAGAAGCCTCCAGGTGCAGCTGGACAGTTTAACATCAATCAGACAAACCTGGAAGGATACTGCCACTCATATCGAG AGTCAATCAGTACAAACAGCCCAGATTTTGAGGGATGAGTTTGAGAAGATGCACCAGTACCTCCATGATGAGGAGGCTACTCTGATGTCACAGCTGaaccaagaagaagaggaaaagagtcACAGGATTAAAGAAAAGATTGACAGGATCAACGATGACATACAAGTGTTGACCAGCAGAATGCGAGAGACAGAAGACTCCATGGGCTTGGATAACATCCTCTTTCTTAAG AATTATAAGAAGAGCTCTGAAAG GGCTCGGTGCAGTGTAGAGGAGCCAGAGGAAGAATCAGAAGCTCTGCTTGATGTGGCAAAGCACCAGGGCTGTGTGCAGCACCGTGTCTGGGACAAGATGCTTAAGATCATCCAGTACT TTCCAGTGACCATGGACCCTAACacaggctctgtgtgtttaagtgtgtctCCTGACCtttccagtgtgtttgtgtgtgaggagcagcCTCTTCCAGACAATCCAGAGAGGTTTGTGGGCCCAAAGAGCATCCTGGGTTCGGAAGTCTTCAGCTCAGGGAGGCAcaactgggaggtggaggtgggagaTAACAGGCACTGGGCTCTGGGCTTGGCCAGAGACACAGTCCAAAGAAAAGTCTGGTCCAACTCTGATCTAAACCCCAGTCCTACCTTCGACTCAGACACAGACCCAGGTCGCGGCCTTTGGACAGTGTCCCTCTCCTCTGGGGAGTACTGGGCCTCCCCTGGCCCCAGCACCCCACTCAAGCTGAGAAGAAGGCCACGCAGAATCAGAGTTCAGCTTGACTGGGAGAGAGggtctctcactttctctgatGCCAACGACAACAACCTGATCTATCGTTTTAAAAAGCAGTGGAATGGAAAGCTGAAACCCTACTTTTCCAGTACATGTTCTAACAATCCACTGAAAATCACAGCAGGGAGGATGAATGTTACCATAGAATAG